Proteins from a genomic interval of Trifolium pratense cultivar HEN17-A07 linkage group LG6, ARS_RC_1.1, whole genome shotgun sequence:
- the LOC123889364 gene encoding probable UDP-arabinopyranose mutase 5 isoform X2, with protein MKTPPSLVSLTIDSAVLNLSDISDLSPIPDHILLDLFLRILKAGKLNEKVLKLFIATGKEEVISLVQALNIRHIVTPVLPTIIINDNEVDIVIGALHSDLTNFMTEWKPVFSRFHLIIVKDPDLKEDLKIPEGFSADVYTKSEIERVVGSSTAIRFSGYACRYFGFLVSKKKYVVCIDDDCVPAKDDAGILVDAVAQHIVNLKTPATPFFFNTLYDPFRKGADFVRGYPFSLRNGVDCALSCGLWLNLADLDAPTQALKPSQRNSRYVDAVLTVPVRAMLPVSGINIAFNRELVGPALVPALVLAGEGKLRWETVEDIWCGLCVKAICDHLSLGVKSGLPYVSRAERGNAIESLKKEWKGVKLMEEVVPFFQSVRLPQSATTTEDCVIEMAKAVKEQLGKVDPMFSQAAAAMEEWVKLWKSVGSA; from the exons atgaaaacaCCGCCATCACTTGTTTCTCTTACCATTGACTCAGCCGTCCTTAATCTCTCCGACATCTCCGATCTCTCTCCCATCCCTGATCACATCCTCCTTGATCTCTTCTTG AGAATATTGAAAGCCGGAAAGCTGAACGAAAAAGTTCTGAAACTGTTTATTGCAACTGGTAAGGAGGAAGTCATCTCACTTGTTCAGGCACTGAATATCCGACATATTGTGACCCCTGTGCTTCCTACCA TAATTATCAACGACAATGAAGTTGACATTGTGATCGGTGCCCTGCACTCTGACCTCACAAATTTTATGACTGAATGGAAGCCGGTGTTCTCCCGTTTCCACCTGATAATAGTCAAAGATCCTGACCTCAAGGAAGATCTCAAAATTCCTGAAGGATTTAGCGCAGATGTCTATACAAAGTCTGAAATTGAGCGGGTGGTGGGTTCCTCCACTGCCATTCGCTTCTCTGGCTACGCTTGTAGATATTTTGGCTTTCTAGTTTCAAAGAAGAAGTATGTTGTCTGTATTGATGATGATTGTGTTCCAGCAAAAGATGACGCGGGGATTTTAGTGGATGCCGTGGCTCAGCATATTGTGAACCTCAAGACTCCTGCCACCCCTTTCTTCTTTAACACACTATATGATCCATTCCGTAAGGGTGCAGATTTTGTTCGCGGCTACCCATTTAGCCTTCGAAATGGAGTTGATTGTGCTCTGTCGTGTGGACTATGGCTCAATCTGGCAGACCTTGATGCACCAACCCAGGCTCTCAAGCCGTCACAAAGGAATTCCCGATATGTGGATGCAGTTCTGACTGTTCCTGTGAGAGCCATGTTGCCAGTGAGTGGAATCAACATTGCCTTTAACCGAGAATTAGTTGGCCCGGCATTGGTCCCAGCTTTGGTGTTGGCAGGAGAAGGAAAACTCAGGTGGGAAACTGTGGAAGATATATGGTGTGGATTGTGTGTGAAAGCTATATGTGACCACCTATCCCTTGGTGTGAAAAGTGGGTTGCCATATGTTTCCAGAGCCGAAAGAGGCAATGCCATAGAAAGCTTGAAGAAAGAATGGAAAGGGGTGAAATTAATGGAGGAAGTTGTTCCTTTCTTTCAGTCTGTAAGGTTGCCACAATCAGCTACCACAACAGAGGACTGCGTGATCGAGATGGCCAAAGCAGTGAAGGAACAACTCGGGAAGGTTGATCCTATGTTTTCGCAAGCCGCTGCTGCTATGGAAGAGTGGGTCAAGCTCTGGAAGTCAGTTGGATCTGCTTGA
- the LOC123889364 gene encoding uncharacterized protein LOC123889364 isoform X1, translated as MKTPPSLVSLTIDSAVLNLSDISDLSPIPDHILLDLFLRILKAGKLNEKVLKLFIATGKEEVISLVQALNIRHIVTPVLPTRCSEKF; from the exons atgaaaacaCCGCCATCACTTGTTTCTCTTACCATTGACTCAGCCGTCCTTAATCTCTCCGACATCTCCGATCTCTCTCCCATCCCTGATCACATCCTCCTTGATCTCTTCTTG AGAATATTGAAAGCCGGAAAGCTGAACGAAAAAGTTCTGAAACTGTTTATTGCAACTGGTAAGGAGGAAGTCATCTCACTTGTTCAGGCACTGAATATCCGACATATTGTGACCCCTGTGCTTCCTACCA GATGTTCTGAGAAATTCTAA